A DNA window from bacterium contains the following coding sequences:
- a CDS encoding AMIN domain-containing protein has protein sequence MQRTVAFLALILGFSSTWVVSAQDMGRITHVRAGGHPTYDRLVLQLDRSAEVVWGVERDPHAPVIEVAARPGRSKTYDTGLRRMGKFNIRPIPSGTRIRFDSKRRRIRVFTLTNPDRIVLDFADPGAQPFLAPKGTNVIEPQGLPSLSKPPTPSNQAPPAPTATRTAPVPEEPKAKAVPKVAKQAAPAPRTARRSPFEMPSRSQIKRAIEVKETQPKPASQAPSPPASPAAKPSASASAETQPTSSAAKKTSASGTPVAIWWGIGALALLALLTGGYMLRRATIEERTSLPPELRPGESMPPETISQEELFRSNTGVDLLDKRLDEEVRARMQLEERMANTNEELKVLRERLARLERRRGA, from the coding sequence ATGCAGCGCACGGTCGCTTTTCTGGCTCTGATTCTCGGATTCAGCAGTACATGGGTCGTGAGCGCCCAGGATATGGGCCGCATCACTCACGTGCGTGCGGGTGGGCACCCCACTTACGACCGTCTGGTCCTGCAACTCGATCGCTCCGCGGAAGTCGTCTGGGGAGTCGAGCGGGATCCCCACGCACCGGTCATCGAAGTGGCGGCCCGCCCGGGGCGATCCAAGACATACGACACCGGATTGAGACGCATGGGCAAGTTCAACATCCGGCCGATTCCCTCGGGCACGCGAATTCGATTCGATTCGAAGCGTCGCCGTATCCGTGTGTTTACTCTCACGAATCCAGATCGCATCGTGCTCGACTTCGCGGATCCGGGCGCGCAGCCGTTCCTGGCACCCAAGGGCACAAATGTGATCGAGCCCCAGGGGCTGCCATCGCTGAGCAAACCCCCGACGCCCTCGAACCAGGCTCCACCCGCTCCGACGGCGACGCGCACAGCGCCCGTTCCGGAAGAGCCCAAGGCCAAAGCCGTCCCGAAGGTCGCGAAGCAGGCTGCTCCGGCCCCGCGAACCGCGCGGCGCTCACCCTTCGAGATGCCCTCGCGCAGTCAGATCAAGCGGGCGATCGAAGTGAAAGAGACTCAGCCGAAACCCGCCTCGCAAGCGCCCTCACCGCCTGCCTCGCCTGCTGCAAAGCCGAGTGCGAGCGCCTCGGCGGAGACGCAACCCACCTCGTCGGCAGCGAAAAAGACGTCTGCCAGCGGAACTCCCGTCGCGATCTGGTGGGGGATCGGAGCTCTCGCTCTGCTCGCCCTGCTTACGGGGGGTTATATGCTGCGCCGTGCCACAATCGAAGAGCGCACTTCACTGCCGCCAGAATTGCGTCCAGGAGAATCCATGCCGCCCGAGACGATTTCCCAGGAAGAGCTCTTCCGCTCCAATACCGGTGTCGATCTGCTCGACAAACGACTCGACGAAGAGGTTCGAGCGCGCATGCAGCTCGAGGAGCGCATGGCCAACACGAACGAAGAACTCAAAGTGCTGCGCGAGCGTCTCGCGCGGCTCGAGCGCCGGCGCGGCGCCTGA